One part of the Glycine soja cultivar W05 chromosome 11, ASM419377v2, whole genome shotgun sequence genome encodes these proteins:
- the LOC114374004 gene encoding rRNA-processing protein FCF1 homolog, translating into MGKAKKGPKFAVMKKIVTSKAIKSYKEEVLNPEKKNLMKEKLPRNVPTHSSALFFQYNTALGPPYRVLVDTNFINFSIQNKLDLEKGMMDCLYAKCTPCITDCVMAELEKLGQKYRVALRIAKDPRFERILCTHKGTYADDCLVERVTQHKCYIVATCDRDLKRRIRKIPGVPIMYITKRKYSIERLPEATIGGAPRI; encoded by the exons ATGGGTAAAGCTAAAAAGGGACCAAAGTTTGCTGTTATGAAGAAGATTGTCACTTCCAAAGCAATCAAAAG CTACAAAGAAGAGGTTTTGAACCCAGAAAAGAAGAATCTTATGAAGGAAAAGTTACCCAGAAATGT TCCAACTCATTCTTCAGCGCTTTTCTTTCAATACAACACTGCACTGGGACCCCCTTATCGTGTTTTGGTGGACACCAACTTCATCAATTTCTCGATCCAAAATAAA TTGGATCTGGAGAAAGGGATGATGGACTGCTTATATGCAAAAT GCACCCCTTGTATTACGGACTGTGTGATGGCAGAACTCGAGAAGTTAGGCCAAAAATATCGTGTAGCTCTAAG GATTGCCAAGGATCCTCGATTTGAGAGAATACTATGTACTCATAAAGGGACCTATGCTGATGACTGCCTTGTTGAGAGAGTTACTCAG CACAAGTGCTACATTGTTGCAACATGTGATCGGGACTTGAAGAGGAGAATTCGGAAG ATTCCCGGTGTTCCAATAATGTACATCACCAAACGCAAGTACTCGATTGAGCGATTGCCTGAAGCAACAATTGGTGGAG CTCCAAGAATTTGA